The Spirochaetota bacterium genome includes a region encoding these proteins:
- the prmC gene encoding peptide chain release factor N(5)-glutamine methyltransferase, with protein MTIAEAVKEMTVRLEAANVESSALDAEVLLAHALGVGRYRLLVDAAAPVNSAKFNSCRRMVARRCAGEPVAYITGRKEFYSLEFLVTPDVLIPRPETELLVDMALYYAGPGASLLDLGTGSGAIAVAVRKNREDIKVDASDISAAALRIAKYNCRRIMGAMPIVFRVGDLFSPFEGRRFDIIASNPPYVDPALKPVLKREIGFEPEHALFADDHGRAVLRRIISSAESYLRPGGIVLLEIGHDMRDFLLEAGARAGYAVSVLNDLAGRPRVALLKR; from the coding sequence ATGACGATCGCCGAGGCCGTCAAAGAGATGACCGTCCGGCTCGAGGCCGCGAACGTCGAGTCGTCCGCTCTCGACGCGGAGGTGCTTCTGGCGCACGCGCTTGGCGTCGGGCGCTACCGTCTCCTGGTCGACGCAGCGGCACCCGTCAATTCCGCCAAATTCAATTCATGCCGCCGCATGGTCGCGCGCCGCTGCGCGGGTGAGCCCGTCGCCTACATCACCGGACGAAAAGAGTTTTATTCGCTTGAATTTCTGGTAACGCCCGACGTACTGATCCCGCGTCCGGAGACCGAGCTCCTTGTGGACATGGCGCTCTACTATGCCGGGCCGGGCGCAAGTCTTCTCGACCTGGGGACCGGTTCCGGTGCGATCGCCGTGGCGGTCCGCAAAAACAGGGAAGACATAAAGGTGGACGCCTCGGACATATCCGCCGCGGCCCTGCGAATCGCTAAATACAACTGCAGGCGAATTATGGGGGCCATGCCTATTGTGTTTCGGGTCGGCGATCTTTTTTCCCCGTTCGAAGGGAGGCGGTTCGACATCATCGCCTCCAATCCCCCCTACGTTGACCCTGCGCTTAAGCCCGTGCTTAAGCGCGAAATCGGATTCGAACCAGAACATGCGCTTTTCGCCGACGATCACGGGCGCGCCGTTTTACGGAGAATCATCAGTTCGGCCGAATCATACCTCCGCCCCGGCGGCATCGTGCTGCTCGAGATAGGGCACGATATGCGCGACTTTTTACTCGAAGCGGGGGCGCGGGCGGGTTATGCCGTTTCCGTGCTCAACGATCTGGCCGGGCGACCCAGGGTTGCGCTTCTTAAAAGATAA
- the nth gene encoding endonuclease III has translation MKGERTRLPGNPVCPETMTPERSGRIVAALAAHYGRPEPALEYGSPYQLAIAVVLSAQTTDKQVNSVTPRLFERYPGFASLAAARISELEKIIKSVGFFRTKAKNIRELARRVVNLHNGVIPSGREALMELPGVGRKSANVILAMGFGVPAFAVDTHILRVSNRIGYARTDSPDVAESCLTAVIPPEDWIGGHLLFITHGRVTCKARGPLCTRCPVSALCDFACGNP, from the coding sequence ATGAAGGGCGAGCGAACACGGCTCCCGGGAAACCCCGTCTGTCCCGAAACGATGACTCCGGAGCGTTCCGGGCGGATTGTGGCCGCCCTTGCCGCGCACTACGGTCGACCGGAACCGGCGCTCGAGTACGGAAGCCCCTATCAGCTCGCCATAGCCGTCGTGCTTTCGGCGCAGACGACCGACAAACAGGTGAACTCGGTAACGCCGCGGTTATTCGAGCGGTACCCCGGTTTCGCGAGCCTCGCCGCGGCGCGAATCTCGGAGCTTGAAAAAATCATTAAAAGCGTGGGATTTTTCCGGACCAAGGCGAAGAACATCCGCGAACTTGCCCGGCGCGTGGTGAATCTGCACAACGGGGTCATCCCGTCCGGTCGCGAAGCCCTCATGGAGCTTCCCGGTGTCGGCCGCAAGTCGGCCAACGTGATCCTCGCCATGGGATTTGGAGTTCCGGCCTTCGCGGTAGACACGCACATACTGCGGGTATCCAACCGGATCGGCTATGCGCGGACTGACAGCCCGGACGTCGCGGAATCGTGCCTGACGGCGGTGATACCGCCCGAAGACTGGATCGGCGGACACCTGCTGTTTATTACCCACGGGCGCGTGACCTGCAAGGCCCGTGGGCCGCTGTGCACCCGGTGTCCGGTCAGCGCGCTTTGCGATTTTGCCTGTGGTAATCCCTGA
- a CDS encoding ATP-binding protein, producing MSPVKIIVSFLFFAILFEFIAMLFFVRRRTTMEFLAASLSALAVLLPGCLLLEGVDPPAALVFASFAGVSLFPLTYTLMIQNYVKTRTRAPIRTIAALSPLFMALFVIFSDHAFVLAPLLLIVFFAWVMYFFFNSTFASAKIYLVLQATLVAAMIASALSAYTLSPYYFAAGVGLVQAMTSLLFLYSYHARIIRIAVHFRESRELSRRLIHNNTRLRQKVEQLKALMQERDDELLQMSRHASLAEVTTGIAHELSQPLTGIKAIAQNMLDDINYDEFDGLEAASALMKICTLVDKSASIIDHIRNFSRRSGMNMQMTDLNRVVLDAIDLVNLQFKKYHVDLILVLNENINKVHGDRISIEQLVINLLLNARDAIVDRQKTAGEGFTGRITLATEQAGDDVRLFIEDNGTGIPEDIIKKIWSPFFTTKRRASGTGIGLSISSRILREHNAAISVESTPGLGTRFIMTFPAQHERVAAAVQ from the coding sequence ATGAGCCCGGTCAAAATCATCGTCAGTTTCCTCTTCTTCGCGATTCTTTTCGAATTCATCGCGATGCTTTTTTTTGTGAGGCGCAGGACTACGATGGAATTTCTGGCCGCCTCCCTCTCGGCGCTCGCCGTACTTCTGCCGGGCTGCCTGCTCCTCGAAGGCGTCGATCCGCCCGCCGCCCTGGTTTTCGCGTCGTTTGCCGGCGTTTCTCTTTTTCCTCTTACCTACACCCTGATGATTCAGAATTACGTTAAAACCAGGACGCGCGCACCGATTCGCACGATTGCCGCGCTTTCTCCGCTCTTCATGGCGCTTTTCGTCATCTTTTCCGATCATGCATTTGTTCTTGCCCCGCTTCTGCTGATTGTATTCTTCGCCTGGGTCATGTACTTTTTCTTTAACAGCACCTTCGCCTCCGCAAAAATTTACCTCGTGCTGCAGGCTACGCTTGTCGCGGCCATGATCGCCTCCGCCCTCTCGGCATACACGCTCTCGCCCTACTATTTCGCCGCGGGAGTGGGGCTGGTCCAGGCCATGACCTCGCTTCTCTTTCTGTACAGCTATCACGCCAGGATTATCCGGATAGCGGTGCACTTCAGGGAATCGCGCGAACTTAGCCGGCGGCTCATCCACAATAACACCCGCCTCAGACAGAAGGTCGAGCAGCTCAAGGCCCTGATGCAGGAGAGGGATGACGAGCTATTGCAGATGTCGCGGCACGCAAGCCTGGCCGAGGTCACCACCGGTATCGCCCATGAGCTCAGCCAGCCCCTGACCGGCATAAAGGCGATCGCGCAAAACATGCTGGACGATATAAACTACGACGAATTCGACGGCCTGGAGGCGGCGTCCGCGCTCATGAAGATTTGCACGCTCGTGGACAAATCGGCGTCGATCATCGACCACATCAGGAATTTTTCGCGGCGCAGCGGAATGAATATGCAGATGACCGACCTCAACCGCGTCGTGCTCGACGCCATAGACCTGGTGAATCTGCAATTCAAGAAATACCATGTGGACCTTATCCTGGTGCTCAACGAGAACATCAACAAAGTCCACGGCGACAGGATCAGCATCGAGCAGCTGGTAATCAACCTCCTCCTTAACGCGCGGGACGCGATAGTGGACAGGCAGAAGACCGCCGGCGAGGGATTCACCGGAAGGATCACCCTCGCCACCGAGCAGGCCGGAGACGATGTCCGTCTGTTCATAGAAGACAACGGTACGGGCATCCCCGAGGACATTATTAAAAAAATCTGGTCGCCGTTTTTTACGACCAAACGCAGGGCAAGCGGTACGGGTATCGGCCTTTCGATAAGCAGCAGGATACTGCGCGAACACAACGCGGCAATCAGCGTCGAATCGACCCCCGGGCTCGGAACACGGTTCATCATGACCTTCCCGGCCCAGCACGAGCGCGTTGCCGCGGCCGTGCAGTGA
- a CDS encoding manganese efflux pump MntP family protein, with translation MDLISITGIAVALAMDAFSVSIAAGMMIEHPTPRHYFRLAFHFGLFQFLMPVIGYLAGVSIEGLIRDFDHWIAMAVLAFIGIKMIRDSYAPENTGAPSADPSRGWTLVLLSIATSIDALAVGLSIGVLGKPIMLPSIIIGMVCALFSVTGIALGKKAGEFLGRRVLRFGGIILIAIGVRIVIEHMA, from the coding sequence ATGGATCTGATAAGCATCACTGGCATAGCCGTTGCCCTCGCCATGGACGCCTTTTCGGTTTCGATCGCGGCCGGCATGATGATAGAGCATCCGACGCCCCGGCATTATTTCAGGCTGGCATTTCATTTCGGGCTATTCCAGTTTCTCATGCCTGTAATCGGTTACCTCGCGGGCGTCTCCATCGAAGGCCTGATCCGCGATTTCGATCACTGGATCGCGATGGCGGTTCTGGCTTTCATAGGAATAAAGATGATACGGGATTCATACGCCCCGGAGAATACGGGCGCTCCATCCGCCGACCCCTCGCGCGGATGGACCCTGGTGCTCCTCTCAATCGCCACCAGCATCGACGCGCTGGCGGTCGGCCTCAGCATCGGCGTGCTGGGCAAGCCGATCATGCTTCCCAGTATCATCATCGGCATGGTCTGCGCGCTCTTTTCGGTTACGGGGATCGCGCTGGGGAAAAAGGCGGGCGAGTTCCTGGGAAGGCGCGTGCTGCGCTTCGGTGGTATCATCCTCATCGCTATCGGCGTGAGGATCGTCATCGAGCACATGGCCTGA